TAATCAAttgaacagtcgtaatccttaagcaactctatccaccttcgttgcctaaggttcaactccttttgagtaaggaggtacttgaggcttttatggtcCGTGTAAATAATCgtcttttcaccatacagataatgtctcCAATTCTTCAGTACGAATACCATCacagctaactccaaatcatgagtagggtaattcacctcgtaAGGCTTAAGCTAACGAGACAagtaagcaaccaccttaccctcttgcatcaacacataaCCTAATCCAATGTGCGACGCATTACTGTAGACAGTAGTTTCCTTCCCAGACTTCGGCTGTATCAAAACAGGGGCCTTAGTCAAAACAtccttcagtttctcaaaactctcttgctgttTATCAATCCAATTGAACGGTACCCCTTTACGCAGTAACTTAGTTAGAGGTGTAGCAATCAATGAAAATCCTTCAGCAAAACGTTTGTAATCCCCAGCCAGACCCAGAAAGCTTCGAATCTCAGATACTGTCTTTGGTGGTTTCTAGTCCACTACAGCTTCAATTTTtcaaggatccactctaattccctCTACCGACACTACATGACCCAAAAATATcacttctcagagccaaaactcacacatACTGAACTTTACGTAAAGCTACTTTTCCCTCAGAATTTGTAAGACAATTCGAAGATGTGCATCATGATCCTCTTCGGTTCTTGAATACACCAGGatttcatctataaacacaactacgaaccgatccaaataaggCTGGAATActtagttcatcaaatccatgaaagtcgttggtgcattcgtcaacccaaacggtatcaccagaaactcgtaatgaccataacgagttctaaatgcagtcttataCACGTCAGCCTCCTTAACCTTTAGCTGATGATACCCAGACTGAAGATCTATCTTGGAGAAAACCATGGCTCATTgcagttgatcaaacagatcatctatccttggtaaaggatacttgttcttgacagtCAATTTGTTCAATTGACGATAATCGAAGCACGTGCGCATCgatccgtccttcttcttcacaaacaacactagtgcTCCCCATGTAGACACACTCGGTCGAATGAATCCTGGGTCcagtagctcttgaatttgagcctttaactccaccagTTCCTTCGGTGCTATCCTATAAAGGCcaatggacaccggagctgttCTTGCTAGGAGCTCAATGCCGAATTCAACCTCACAGTCTGGAGGCAACCCCGGAagctcttcaggaaatacatccaaaAACTCCTTAACAGTTCTGACATCCCCAACAAAAAGACCTTTAGATTCAGAAATATTAACACAAGCCAGgaacgcctcacaacccttgcgAACTAGTTTCTCGGCCcttaacgcaaaaatcacattagacagataatcccttcGTTCCTCTATCATATTCACCTTCTCATCCTCCATAGACTTCAACACCAcacgtttagcagcacaatctaatTTCGTACGGTGCTtcactagccaatccatgcccaataaaATAGCAAATTCCCCAAACGACAGTTCCATCAAATCTGCCGGAAAGACCACCCTTTGAACCTCTAAGGGCACATCTCTGAACAACTTATTCACCCTAATAGATTGTCCCAGTGGACTCAACACAGTCATTTCACAAATAGTATTTCAAACTGAATACCCAACGTTTCAGACACAGTGCACACAACATACGAGTGTGTAAACCCAATATCAATTAAAGCAGTGTATGATATATTATAAATGAGGAATGTACCAGTTATGGTATCAAAGGCGTCATTATCCTCTCTACGACGAGTAGCATAGACCCA
This is a stretch of genomic DNA from Gossypium arboreum isolate Shixiya-1 chromosome 11, ASM2569848v2, whole genome shotgun sequence. It encodes these proteins:
- the LOC128283894 gene encoding uncharacterized protein LOC128283894, which encodes MTVLSPLGQSIRVNKLFRDVPLEVQRVVFPADLMELSFGEFAILLGMDWLVKHRTKLDCAAKRVVLKSMEDEKVNMIEERRDYLSNVIFALRAEKLVRKGCEAFLACVNISESKGLFVGDVRTVKEFLDVFPEELPGLPPDCEVEFGIELLARTAPVSIGLYRIAPKELVELKAQIQELLDPGFIRPSVSTWGALVLFVKKKDGSMRTCFDYRQLNKLTKPPKTVSEIRSFLGLAGDYKRFAEGFSLIATPLTKLLRKGVPFNWIDKQQESFEKLKDVLTKAPVLIQPKSGKETTVYSNASHIGLGYVLMQEGKVKPTWTDQIKMKQLLDESLVPHFRQVKNGETIDFGLNSERVLCFRGRVCIPMDSDMRQSILQEAHSSPYAMHHGRNNLYRDLRELYWWPGLKLEVTDYRKEIEYSMEDYVFLKFSPWKKILRFGRKGKLSPRFIGSYRIVKGVGPIFYQLELPPELDRIHDVFHISMLRWYRSNPSHIVSVEGIEVRPNLTIEEESVQILDCDIKVLRNKSVPLVKVLWHNHSSEEATWEPEEEMQQQYPHLF